In Eriocheir sinensis breed Jianghai 21 chromosome 29, ASM2467909v1, whole genome shotgun sequence, a single genomic region encodes these proteins:
- the LOC127005102 gene encoding sterile alpha motif domain-containing protein 1-like: MRSMEEEVEVGGPRDDFLSEDDHSPTDASEDSVEVRVKPIRAPQRPPSPAPTPTAHPKFHKFRKHYSALRQQEYAAARASPPSPVAPPRPSTPASPVESPVGAAPLSPGTRAAAARSRRKPAEPRRLCHDPPPGAKRPHSPCPEAPRPTKLPRADPPQDAADRSTPSSPSPGAPPLLAPHPLLGHLGRQPMGAFPPLLLPPAWPPVAAQWGYPRVVTPLGWAGLAPHPYPMLLPPHYPLPRHALHPHLHPASPPPRSPPEAPSPTEDRPHRDDLPLPLVTRVRPPDTPAPPAPPPHRPLPHPHHRHQPAGARGVEVSVVQRAGKGAAKFLSVESLIGSGSGSGGGTTRDAPEPEEEAGGDGGGSHSRDGGVGVASEVSAAAAAAAAAAAAAAGEDEESLQALLQPGKHKQRNYKNMTRERRIEANARERNRVHTISAAFEKLRTSVPAYSHNQKLSKLSVLRIACSYILSLSRLAGHDYSEGGTEPSFSECVDLTTRTIQVEGKAKKKRDE, encoded by the coding sequence gagtatggaggaggaggtggaggtgggcggCCCGCGAGACGACTTCCTAAGCGAGGACGACCACTCCCCCACGGACGCCTCCGAGGACAGCGTGGAGGTGCGCGTCAAGCCCATCCGCGCCCCCCAGCGCCCCCCCTCGCCCGCGCCCACGCCCACCGCGCACCCCAAGTTCCACAAGTTCCGTAAGCACTACTCTGCGCTGCGCCAGCAGGAGTACGCCGCAGCGCGCGCCTCTCCGCCCAGCCCTGTCGCCCCGCCCCGACCCAGCACTCCCGCCAGCCCCGTGGAGTCCCCCGTGGGCGCGGCGCCGCTGTCCCCCGGcacccgcgccgccgccgcccgcagcCGCCGCAAGCCCGCCGAGCCGCGCCGCTTGTGCCATGACCCGCCGCCGGGCGCCAAGCGGCCCCACAGCCCCTGCCCCGAGGCGCCGCGCCCCACCAAGCTGCCTCGCGCCGACCCACCCCAGGACGCGGCGGACAGAAGCACGCCCTCTTCGCCCTCCCCTGGGGCGCCGCCCCTGCTGGCCCCGCACCCGCTGCTGGGCCACCTGGGCCGCCAGCCCATGGGGGCCTTCCCGCCCCTACTACTGCCACCCGCCTGGCCCCCTGTGGCCGCCCAGTGGGGCTACCCGCGGGTGGTAACACCCCTGGGCTGGGCTGGCCTGGCCCCCCACCCATACCCCATGCTGTTGCCCCCCCACTACCCCCTGCCCCGCCACGCCCTCCATCCCCACCTACACCCCGCCTCGCCCCCGCCCAGGTCCCCCCCGGAGGCCCCGTCCCCCACCGAGGACCGCCCCCACCGTGACGACCTGCCGCTTCCCCTGGTGACCCGCGTTAGGCCCCCCGACACGCCCGCCCCACCGGCGCCGCCCCCGCACCGCCCGcttccccacccccaccaccgccaccagcctGCGGGCGCCCGGGGGGTGGAGGTCAGCGTGGTGCAGCGGGCGGGCAAGGGCGCGGCAAAGTTCCTCAGCGTGGAGTCCCTCATCGGCAGCGGCAGCGGCAGTGGCGGCGGCACGACGCGTGACGCCCCGGAGCCCGAGGAGGAGGCCGGCGGCGATGGCGGAGGCAGCCACAGCAGAGACGGCGGCGTCGGAGTGGCGAGTGAGgtctcggcggcggcggcggcggcggcggcagcggcggcggcggcagcgggggaggatgaggagagccTGCAGGCGCTGCTGCAGCCAGGCAAACACAAGCAGCGTAATTACAAGAACATGACGCGGGAACGGCGCATCGAAGCCAACGCGCGGGAGCGGAACAGAGTGCACACCATCAGCGCAGCCTTCGAGAAGCTGCGGACGTCCGTGCCGGCGTACAGCCACAACCAGAAGCTGTCCAAGCTGTCCGTGCTGCGGATAGCCTGCTCGTACATCCTGTCCCTCTCCCGCCTGGCCGGCCACGACTACAGCGAGGGCGGCACCGAGCCCTCCTTCAGCGAGTGTGTCGACCTCACCACCAGGACCATCCAGGTGGAGGGCAAGGCCAAGAAGAAGCGGGACGAgtga